The proteins below are encoded in one region of Oreochromis niloticus isolate F11D_XX linkage group LG6, O_niloticus_UMD_NMBU, whole genome shotgun sequence:
- the LOC100691481 gene encoding elongation factor 1-alpha 1 has protein sequence MGKEKLHINIVVIGHVDSGKSTTTGHLIYKCGGIDKRTIEKFEKEAAEMGKGSFKYAWVLDKLKAERERGITIDISLWKFETSKYYVTIIDAPGHRDFIKNMITGTSQADCAVLIVAAGVGEFEAGISKNGQTREHALLAYTLGVKQLIVGINKMDSTEPNYSQKRYEEIVKEVSTYIKKIGYNPDTVAFVPISGWNGDNMLEPSPNMTWFKGWKINRKDGSASGTTLLEALDAIQPPTRPTDKPLRLPLQDVYKIGGIGTVPVGRVETGILKPGMVVTFAPVNVTTEVKSVEMHHEALTEALPGDNVGFNVKNVSVKDIRRGNVAGDSRNDPPQEAAGFTSQVIILNHPGQISAGYAPVLDCHTAHIACKFAELKEKIDRRSGKKLEDNPKSLKSGDAAIVDMIPGKPMCVESFSEYPPLGRFAVRDMRQTVAVGVIKGVEKKAPTSGKITKSAQKAQKAK, from the exons ATGGGGAAGGAGAAGCTCCACATCAACATTGTGGTAATTGGACATGTCGACTCAGGCAAGTCCACCACCACCGGCCACCTGATCTACAAGTGTGGTGGCATTGACAAGAGGACAATTGAAAAGTTTGAGAAGGAAGCTGCAGAG ATGGGAAAGGGTTCCTTCAAATATGCCTGGGTGCTGGACAAGCTGAAAGCTGAGCGCGAACGTGGCATCACCATCGACATTTCTCTTTGGAAGTTCGAGACCAGCAAGTATTACGTCACCATCATTGATGCTCCAGGGCACAGGGACTTCATCAAGAACATGATCACTGGGACCTCACAG gCTGACTGTGCTGTGTTGATTGTGGCGGCGGGCGTGGGCGAATTTGAAGCTGGCATCTCAAAGAACGGGCAGACACGTGAACACGCCCTCCTCGCCTACACCCTGGGAGTAAAACAGCTCATCGTGGGCATCAACAAGATGGATTCCACTGAGCCAAACTACAGCCAGAAGCGCTATGAGGAGATTGTGAAGGAAGTCAGCACTTACATCAAGAAGATTGGCTACAACCCTGACACCGTGGCTTTCGTGCCCATTTCTGGCTGGAATGGGGACAACATGCTGGAGCCCAGCCCTAAC ATGACCTGGTTCAAGGGCTGGAAGATCAACCGTAAAGATGGAAGCGCCTCAGGCACCACACTGCTCGAGGCTCTGGACGCCATCCAACCTCCAACGCGTCCGACCGATAAGCCCCTCCGCTTGCCTCTGCAGGACGTGTACAAGATTGGAG GCATCGGTACTGTACCCGTGGGTCGAGTGGAGACCGGCATCCTAAAACCTGGCATGGTGGTGACCTTTGCCCCCGTCAATGTGACCACTGAGGTGAAATCTGTTGAGATGCACCATGAGGCCCTAACTGAGGCACTGCCCGGTGACAATGTGGGCTTCAATGTCAAGAACGTGTCTGTGAAGGACATTCGCCGTGGCAACGTGGCTGGAGACAGCAGGAACGACCCGCCACAGGAGGCAGCTGGCTTCACTTCTCAG GTGATTATCCTGAACCACCCTGGTCAGATCAGTGCTGGATATGCCCCCGTGCTGGACTGCCACACTGCACACATTGCGTGCAAGTTTGCTGAGCTGAAGGAAAAGATTGACCGTCGCTCTGGTAAGAAGCTCGAGGACAACCCCAAGTCCCTGAAGTCTGGAGATGCCGCCATCGTCGATATGATCCCCGGGAAACCCATGTGTGTGGAGAGCTTCTCTGAGTACCCACCGCTCg GGCGCTTTGCTGTCCGTGACATGCGTCAGACTGTGGCGGTGGGCGTCATCAAAGGTGTGGAAAAGAAAGCTCCCACGAGTGGTAAGATCACCAAATCGGCACAGAAGGCGCAGAAGGCCAAATGA
- the LOC102080519 gene encoding NACHT, LRR and PYD domains-containing protein 14: MDLQTCLKAALRSKYESLVEAFSKSSILPSRLCYQDVRYNYIEPDFFQHEYRSLDRSFFFPDAPLADVLSCKCQHKNRNRTVITLGVSGVGKTTMVQSCALDWAKDKGYHNISFLFPLTFWELNLLKDRLSLIELLQTFYPELKELDASVLNEDGVWFILDGLDEFQIQLNFGCPAVSDVSEASTVDSFVTNLIRGNLLPRAHIWVTSRISAESRIPPFYLLKKTELRGFSDEQKEQHFRMVIGDSDLANKAINHVKISRSLDSLCQIPPICTIMASALKDHVKGQKGFKMHPLSLTEIYNLGFGALEAKHLPIFTKLKKVALLRMGVRNVMYEDDLSGNGISVEEALAFAETCPLVLRTETGLNGTTVFRFGHLSVQEFLAASQKLEDIKTHKINLSSYIQDLVDKVLANNKGVSDLLLRFMFGLIKEHMLLLPNDLLFGYVKEKILSKISSYSTVILFHCLREYDSQALQEEVRFFQRYGNSQIPGFSLMHWRELMQRIRAFEGIRETFEMEVSVRSDEKLIKNIPAIFKSRKAMLKFSNLTDKSCPALAAVLSSKESFLRELDLGYNSFSTSGVQELAEGLNSLNCRLKILRLQGCGLTAETCQYLSQCLIQHKLQELDLSSNGIGDQGLKLLSCGLGSSSCRLQTLKLSQCDIEEAGCYHLGSALDKDPACLSVLDLSINMIGDRGANEIFKNFDISRLKKLELYYCDLTVLSCESIGEALKCETSTLLELNLSNNSLKDAGFKIICEGMYAWCSLQKLNVSRCGITAAGCRYLAKVLCSISQLTNGWMGIGEWQAVELIDLDLSMNHIGDKGVKEISPGLMNPLSHLKTLNLSYCSLTDSCCAELASGLMSKVNILSELDLSHNNLQDKGVKKLCIGLQSLQCKLEKLSLRTCGLTSRSVQFLTSALKLNPFYLTELHLMGNRLEDSEIRALMELTKNQKYALRTIDVSLD, from the exons ATGGATCTCCAAACCTGCCTCAAAGCCGCACTGAGGAGCAAATATGAGAGCCTGGTTGAGGCCTTTTCCAAAAGCTCAATACTTCCTTCGAGGCTCTGCTATCAGGACGTCAGGTACAACTACATAGAGCCTGATTTCTTCCAGCATGAGTACAGAAGCCTGGATAGGAGCTTCTTTTTTCCAGACGCTCCACTTGCAGACGTTTTATCGTGCAAATGtcaacataaaaacagaaatagaaCAGTCATCACTTTAGGAGTGAGCGGAGTCGGAAAAACCACAATGGTGCAGAGCTGTGCTCTTGATTGGGCCAAGGACAAGGGGTACCACAACATCAGCTTCTTGTTTCCTCTCACTTTCTGGGAATTGAATCTGCTGAAAGATAGACTGAGCCTAATTGAGCTTCTCCAGACATTTTACCCTGAACTGAAGGAGCTTGATGCGTCCGTCCTAAATGAAGACGGGGTGTGGTTCATTCTCGATGGACTAGACGAGTTTCAAATCCAGCTCAACTTTGGCTGTCCAGCTGTGAGTGATGTTTCTGAAGCATCAACTGTAGACAGTTTTGTCACTAACCTGATCAGGGGAAATTTACTCCCCAGAGCTCATATATGGGTAACGTCTCGAATTTCAGCCGAATCACGCATACCTCCCTTTTATTTGCTGAAAAAGACGGAGCTGCGGGGATTCAGCGATGAACAGAAGGAGCAGCACTTCAGGATGGTCATCGGTGATTCTGATCTTGCCAACAAAGCCATCAATCATGTGAAAATATCGAGGAGCCTGGACTCCCTGTGTCAGATACCTCCGATCTGCACCATTATGGCAAGTGCTTTAAAGGATCACGTAAAAGGGCAAAAGGGTTTTAAAATGCATCCCTTGAGTTTAACTGAGATTTACAATCTGGGTTTCGGTGCGCTGGAAGCTAAACACTTGCCTATCTTTACCAAGCTGAAGAAGGTGGCACTGCTTCGGATGGGAGTGCGGAATGTCATGTATGAGGATGACCTTTCAGGAAACGGGATAAGTGTCGAGGAAGCTTTAGCTTTTGCAGAAACATGCCCGCTTGTTTTGAGAACGGAGACGGGACTGAACGGTACCACTGTGTTTCGCTTTGGCCACTTGAGCGTTCAAGAGTTCCTGGCTGCGTCTCAGAAACTGGAGGACATCAAAActcataaaataaatttaagctCCTATATTCAGGATCTAGTGGATAAAGTGCTGGCAAATAATAAGGGAGTCTCTGATCTCCTACTTCGTTTCATGTTTGGCCTTATTAAGGAGCACATGCTGTTGCTTCCCAATGATTTGCTCTTTGGCTATGTCAAGGAGAAGATCCTGAGCAAGATATCGTCCTACAGCACTGTTATCTTGTTTCACTGCCTGCGGGAGTACGACAGTCAGGCGTTGCAGGAGGAGGTCAGGTTCTTTCAGAGGTATGGCAATTCTCAGATCCCAGGATTCTCACTGATGCACTGGAGAGAGTTGATGCAGAGGATCAGAGCTTTTGAAGGGATTCGAGAGACGTTTGAGATGGAGGTGTCAGTGAGATCTGATGAGAAACTCATCAAGAATATTCCAGCTATTTTCAAATCCAGGAAAGCCAT GCTGAAATTCTCCAACCTGACTGACAAGAGTTGCCCAGCGTTGGCAGCGGTCCTAAGCTCAAAGGAGTCATTCCTGAGGGAGCTGGATCTGGGGTACAACAGCTTCAGCACCAGTGGAGTCCAGGAACTTGCAGAGGGGCTGAACAGTTTGAATTGCAGGCTGAAAATACTTCGGCTGCAAGGCTGTGGACTGACCGCAGAGACCTGTCAGTATTTGAGCCAATGCCTGATACAACACAAATTGCAAGAGCTGGATCTTAGCAGCAATGGAATAGGAGATCAGGGGCTGAAGCTACTGTCGTGTGGTTTGGGAAGTTCTAGTTGCCGGCTGCAGACATTAAA GTTGTCACAGTGTGACATTGAAGAGGCTGGCTGCTATCATCTGGGCTCAGCTCTGGACAAGGACCCTGCTTGTCTCAGTGTGTTGGATCTAAGCATCAACATGATTGGAGACAGGGGGGCCAATGAGATATTTAAGAATTTTGACATATCACGTCTAAAAAAGTTGGA GTTGTACTACTGCGACCTCACCGTGCTGAGCTGTGAAAGTATCGGGGAAGCTCTGAAGTGTGAAACGAGCACTCTGTTAGAACTCAATTTGAGCAACAACAGCTTGAAAGATGCTGGGTTTAAAATCATCTGTGAAGGCATGTATGCATGGTGTAGTCTCCAAAAACTCAA TGTTTCACGATGTGGAATCACTGCTGCAGGTTGTCGCTACCTGGCAAAGGTCCTCTGTTCAATCTCTCAGCTTACCAACGGCTGGATGGGAATTGGTGAGTGGCAGGCGGTGGAGCTGATAGACCTGGACCTCAGCATGAACCACATCGGAGACAAAGGAGTGAAAGAAATTTCACCTGGCCTAATGAATCCTTTGAGCCACCTGAAAACTCTCAa CCTGAGTTACTGcagtctgactgacagctgcTGTGCAGAGCTCGCCTCTGGACTGATGTCAAAAGTGAACATTCTCAGCGAGCTCGACCTGTCTCACAACAACCTTCAAGATAAGGGAGTGAAGAAACTCTGCATAGGACTCCAAAGCCTGCAGTGCAAACTTGAGAAACTGTC acTGAGGACCTGTGGCCTCACCTCGAGGAGTGTTCAGTTCCTGACCTCAGCCCTGAAGTTAAACCCTTTCTATCTGACAGAGCTGCATCTGATGGGCAACAGGCTCGAGGACTCTGAAATCAGAGCACTCATGGAGCTAACGAAGAACCAGAAATACGCACTCAGGACTATAGA CGTCTCATTGGACTGA